One segment of Manduca sexta isolate Smith_Timp_Sample1 chromosome 27, JHU_Msex_v1.0, whole genome shotgun sequence DNA contains the following:
- the LOC115448527 gene encoding uncharacterized protein LOC115448527, producing MDTFFRNLRKRLSVDNLFMKGSDEPLNKEEDLRKTLEKTEPNDIIHVTEITEKLNEITELSKKQLEEPKSSQPDKSKSNFSVLQKTTPEEEENPKKQDNVMAFLD from the exons atggataCTTTTTTTAGGAATTTGAGAAAGAGGCTCTCTGTCGACAATCTGTTTATGAAAG gaAGCGATGAGCCGTTAAATAAGGAAGAAGACCTTCGCAAGACGCTGGAGAAAACCGAACCGAACGACATCATCCACGTGACAGAGATCACAGAGAAGCTGAACGAAATCACGGAACTCTCGAAGAAACAGTTGGAGGAGCCGAAAAGCAGCCAACCAGACAAGTCCAAATCGAACTTCAGCGTGCTGCAGAAGACCACGCCAGAGGAAGAGGAGAACCCGAAAAAACAAGACAATGTTATGGCGTTCCTCGACTGA